In Nocardia asteroides, a single genomic region encodes these proteins:
- the secF gene encoding protein translocase subunit SecF — protein sequence MTNNDTDRASGYSLENGTNATEVTDVFTPVQRAHARGFFSRLYTGTGAIDVIGNRRRWYTITAVIVLIALASMAIRGFNFGIDFEGGSQIQFPAGSATTEQVEQTYSGALGFDPESVQTVGTGGSATVLIRSEALDATQVDRLSAAIYERFQPQDSDGSPSRASISVSDVSETWGGQITRKALIALAVFLVVVSIYIAIRFERDMALAALAALVFDVAVTAGVYSLVGFEVTPATVIGILTILGFSLYDSVVVFDKVEENTRGILHLNRRTYGEQANLALNQTLMRSINTALIGMLPIIGLMVIAVWLLGVGTLKDLALVQLVGLVVGTYSSIFFATPLLVSLKERWGPVAAHTRKVQAKRSAAAAERVGAAAERRAGTATARSAQEAEPRRARSGAGQGPRAGSRPSGKRNRR from the coding sequence GTGACGAACAACGACACCGACCGCGCGAGCGGCTACTCGCTGGAGAACGGCACCAACGCCACCGAGGTCACGGACGTCTTCACGCCCGTGCAGCGGGCGCACGCGCGCGGCTTCTTCAGCAGGCTCTACACCGGAACCGGCGCCATCGACGTGATCGGCAACCGGCGCCGCTGGTACACGATCACCGCGGTGATCGTGCTGATCGCGCTGGCCAGCATGGCGATCCGCGGGTTCAACTTCGGCATCGATTTCGAGGGTGGCTCGCAGATCCAGTTCCCGGCCGGGTCGGCCACCACCGAGCAGGTCGAGCAGACCTACTCCGGCGCGCTCGGCTTCGATCCGGAGTCGGTGCAGACCGTCGGCACGGGCGGCTCGGCCACCGTGCTGATCCGCTCCGAGGCGCTGGACGCGACCCAGGTCGACCGGCTGAGCGCCGCGATCTACGAGCGGTTCCAGCCGCAGGACTCCGACGGCAGCCCGAGCCGGGCCTCGATCAGCGTCTCCGACGTCAGCGAGACCTGGGGCGGCCAGATCACCCGCAAGGCGCTGATCGCGCTCGCGGTGTTCCTGGTGGTCGTCTCGATCTACATCGCCATCCGCTTCGAGCGGGACATGGCGCTGGCCGCGCTCGCGGCGCTGGTCTTCGACGTGGCGGTGACCGCGGGCGTCTACTCGCTGGTCGGCTTCGAGGTCACCCCGGCCACCGTGATCGGCATCCTGACCATCCTCGGCTTCTCGCTCTACGACTCGGTGGTGGTGTTCGACAAGGTCGAGGAGAACACCAGGGGCATCCTGCACCTGAACCGCCGCACCTACGGCGAGCAGGCCAACCTGGCGCTCAACCAGACGCTCATGCGCTCGATCAACACCGCGCTGATCGGCATGCTGCCGATCATCGGGCTGATGGTGATCGCGGTCTGGCTGCTCGGCGTCGGCACCCTCAAGGACCTGGCGCTGGTGCAGCTGGTCGGGCTGGTCGTCGGCACCTACTCCTCCATCTTCTTCGCGACGCCGCTGCTGGTCTCGCTCAAGGAGCGGTGGGGTCCGGTGGCCGCGCACACCAGGAAGGTGCAGGCCAAGCGGTCCGCGGCGGCCGCGGAGCGGGTCGGCGCCGCCGCCGAGCGGCGCGCGGGCACCGCGACCGCACGCAGTGCCCAGGAGGCGGAGCCCCGGCGGGCCCGCAGCGGCGCGGGCCAGGGCCCGCGGGCGGGTTCGCGTCCCAGCGGGAAGCGCAACCGCCGGTAG